A part of Eubacterium sp. AB3007 genomic DNA contains:
- a CDS encoding PHP domain-containing protein — protein sequence MKIDMHCHTSEGSIDSKVGIRRWIQLLQERGFDGMLVTDHDSYSGYRYYLDRRKYMPRGFTVLMGIEYDTKDAGHFLVIMPNHVHLRLLRFRGMSVEMLIRVIHAYGGVLGPAHPFGMRSSSAMFFKKMQENPDIMKEFDFLEGFNTCELSEANLRAQELAEAYDLPCTAGSDAHDAEYIGMAFTDFDRPIRNNNDLIRAIKEGAIIAYGGTEREFLKKHRKRYWAVTTYAFRAMNRSVGVLFHPYRQYKIQKMDIPD from the coding sequence ATGAAAATCGATATGCATTGTCACACCAGCGAAGGATCGATCGATTCCAAGGTGGGAATCCGCCGCTGGATCCAGCTGCTTCAGGAGCGGGGCTTTGACGGTATGCTAGTCACAGACCATGACTCCTACAGTGGCTATCGCTACTATCTGGACAGACGAAAATACATGCCCCGGGGCTTCACCGTCCTGATGGGGATCGAATACGATACCAAGGATGCCGGGCATTTCCTGGTGATCATGCCCAACCACGTACATCTGCGGCTTCTTCGTTTCCGCGGTATGTCCGTGGAGATGCTGATCCGGGTGATACACGCCTACGGTGGCGTGCTGGGACCGGCCCACCCCTTTGGTATGCGCTCCTCCAGCGCCATGTTCTTCAAGAAGATGCAGGAGAATCCGGATATCATGAAGGAATTTGACTTTCTGGAGGGGTTCAATACCTGCGAATTGTCAGAGGCCAACCTCCGTGCGCAGGAACTGGCGGAAGCCTATGATCTCCCCTGCACTGCAGGATCCGATGCCCACGACGCGGAGTACATCGGCATGGCCTTCACGGATTTTGACCGCCCTATCCGCAACAACAACGACCTGATCCGCGCCATCAAGGAAGGTGCTATCATCGCCTACGGAGGCACAGAGCGGGAATTCCTGAAGAAACACCGTAAGCGCTATTGGGCTGTGACCACTTACGCCTTCCGAGCCATGAACCGCTCTGTGGGCGTGTTGTTCCATCCATACCGGCAATACAAGATACAGAAAATGGACATCCCAGACTAA